The segment AGTATGCCCTGTGGCATCTGGCGTGCTGCCGGATGCTGAGGATTGGCATCGCTCCAGCCATTGATGGCATCGAACATTTTTTCGATGTCACTGCCGTAGCGCCGCTGTAGGCGAGTCAGTTCGACCCAGCCACTGGCGATGGAGTTGGCGCTAGCCACGGTATTGAGCTGATCTGGAGATAGGCGTGTCAGCTGCTCCCACACGATGTCATTGATGCTCAGGTCATCGGTGTCGGCTTGCAGGGCGATGAGTGTCTGCACGCTGGCCAGCGGCTCACCAACCATGCCGAGTGCACGGCCACGACGCTTGCGTAGCGTGCGCTGATCATCGCTGGAGATCTGTATGTCATCGTCGAGGACGGAGGTGGCAAGAATCGTGTTCCAGCCATCCTGTTGCTCCAACGCAACACGCGAAAGCAGGAGGGCCCATTGAATCCGCTGTTGTGGTTCCAGTGAGGTAGGATCGATGTCGGCTGCAATGTTGATCGCCTGCGCGTTATCGCCGCTGCGTGCTAGGATATCGGCGGCTCGTAGGCGGGTGCTGGAAGCCTGTTTGCCTTGTTGCTGATCTGCCTGTGCGAGCAGTTCTTGAGCACCTGGGCCGCTGGAAATCGGAGATTGTCCAGCACACCCTGCCAATAGCATGGCTGATATGGCCATGCCGGCCAGCGCACGCAAGCCGGTACGGGAGGGACGAGATGTCTCCTGCCGGATGGCTGACGAAGTGCGCAGCACGCTGGCTGATGCACGGTTCCATGTCTGGTGCATGTACGACGGTCCCTTGGCTAGTGGGCGAAGCGGCCTGAAGCTGCATCGCCGCCTACTGTTATGACGGATTGAGAAGGCATTCTTGAGAAGACATTCTTGACAAGACATTATGGTGCCCGGTCGTGCAGCTGCGCGAACATATCAAGGGTCTTGGGCAAAGAGCCTTGGGCACGAGCTGTGAATACAGTGCTTTAGGCACAGGGTATTAGCACAAGGCTCCGTATGGAATGCCTTGGGCCCTCAGCGTAACCTGCCTGTGTCTGACGACCATTTCTACCATTGAGTTCAACGAGTCGAAGTATTGAATGTCTGAGTCTTCTGAAGGCGTATTATACGTGGTCGCCACACCGATTGGTAACCTCGATGACCTTAGCGCGCGCGCGGCGCGGGTGCTGGGTGAGGTTGATTTGATAGCAGCCGAGGATACCCGCCACAGTGCACGCCTGCTGCGTCATCTGGGGCTGGAAGTCCCCATGATGTCGCTGCACGACCATAACGAGCGTGGCCGTGTCGAGCAGCTCTGTCAGGCGTTGGAAGAGGGGCGCAAGATTGCGCTGGTGTCCGATGCTGGCACGCCGCTGATCTCCGACCCCGGCTTTATCCTCGTTCGCGCCTTGCGTGAACGTGGCTTCAAGGTGGTGCCGCTGCCTGGCGCCTGTGCGCTGATTACGGCCTTGAGTGCCGCAGGCCTGCCTACTGATCGTTTCACCTTCGAGGGCTTTCTGGCGCATAAGGGGGGGCCACGACAGGCACGCCTCGTCGCGCTGCGTGACGATAGTGCCACGCATGTGCTGTATGAATCTCCACACCGTATTCAAGCGCTGTTGGGTGACATTCGTGACGTGCTGGGTGAGCGTCGTGTAGTTCTTGCGCGTGAATTGACCAAAACCTTCGAGACTTTCCTTGATGGCACGGCCGCTGAATTGCTGGCCCGCATGGAAGTGGATAGCGATCAGACACGTGGCGAGTTCGTGGTGATGATCGAAGGCGCGCCGGCGCGTGAGGGTGATGAGGCTGCCAGCGTCGAAGGTGATGCTCTGCTACAAGTGCTGTTTGAAGAGGGTGTTGGCGTCAAGCAGATGGCCGCCATCGCAACGCGTCTTGTCGGTGGTCGCAAGAAAGCGTGGTATGCCAAGGCGCAGGCCATGAAGGATGCGGTTGCCGAGTGAAAAGCAAGTAATTGCCGTAGCAGTGTTTTTTTGCGTTGAGCCGTAGGGTGTGGTGTGTCGCTTCGGCTTGTGAAAGCTGCGTGACGCTGCTAGTCTTGCGCGCTTGGGAGATGGCCAGACAGTCGCCGCCAACTTCGGTTGGGGGAGGAAAGTCCGGGCTCCATAGGGCAAGGTGCCAGATAACGTCTGGGCGGCGCGAGCCGACGGCAAGTGCAGCAGAGAGAAGACCGCCTACGTCAGCTTCGGCTGACCGGTAAGGGTGAAAGGGTGCGGTAAGAGCGCACCGCGCGACTGGCAACAGTTCGTGGCGAGGTAAACCCCACCTGGAGCAAGACCAAATAGGCCCCCTATGCTGCTGCCCGCAGTGGGGGCGGGTTGGTTGCTTGAGCCCTGGAGTGATTCAGGGCCTAGATGAATGACTGTCCACGACAAGACCCGGCTTATCGGCCATCTCCCGCCTTACATTGAATGTGCTCTGCAGCGAGTCGTATTGCTGCAGGCGCTATGATCCGCATAACCGGCGCCGTCCGCTTTGTGTTTCGTGACTGACCATTGCTGGCTGAATGGCAACGAACATAAAGCCGTGACAGGCGCCGGTTGTCGGTTATGTCTTCTGAATTATATTGGTCTCTGAAAGTTGATCACATCTGACGTGTGATCGCTTCTCATGTTCGCTCGTCGTTGGCGCACTATCGCTATCGTCGGCTTCCACTGCTCGCATCGCGTGCCAAGGTCCCGAGTTTCGTCATGTCCAAGCCCAGCACTCCTTCTGTTGCCGAGTCCGATGTCATTGATCGCTTCGCGCATGTCAGTGTCATGCTCGATGGCGCAGTCGATGGCTTGATTCAGGACGCCTCCGGCATCTACTTCGATGGCACCTTCGGTCGTGGCGGACACTCACGCCTGATTCTGTCACGCCTTGCCGATGATGGACGCTTGATCGCGTGTGATCGGGATCCGCAGGCGCTGGCGGAAGCCGCCACTATCGAAGATGCACGCTTTACTATCCATGCTGGCGAATTTGCACGCCTTGGTGAGTATGCCGAGCGTGAGGGCGTGACGGGTCAACTGGACGGTATTCTGTTGGATATCGGGGTGTCGTCTCCGCAGCTGGATGACGCCGAGCGTGGTTTCAGCTTCATGAATGATGGTCCGCTCGATATGCGCATGGACCCGACCAGTGGTGCGAGTGCTGCCGAGTGGCTGTCAAGTGCTAGTGCAGAGGACATGGCCTGGGTCTTCAAGACCTATGGCGAGGAACGTTACGCCAAGCGTCTGGCGCGTGCCGTCGTGGAACGTCGTGTCGAGCGTCCCATTACACGTACCGGTGATCTGGCGAGCCTGATCAAGGATGCCCATCCGTCTTGGGAGAAGCACAAGCACCCGGCGACGCGTGTATTCCAGGCAATTCGTATTCACATCAACGGTGAATTGGATGAGCTGACCCGCGCGTTGGATGCTGGCCTTGAAGCGCTCAAGCCGGGCGGGCGCCTGGTCGTGATCAGCTTCCATTCGTTGGAAGATCGCATCGTGAAGCGTTTCATGCGTGACAAGGCACGCGGCGATCAGGCACCACGTGGCCTGCCTATCCGCGAAGATCAGCTTAACAAGCGTCTCATACTGGTTGGCAAGGCGCAGAAGGCCTCCGACAGTGAAGTGGATGCCAATGTGCGTTCCCGCAGTGCTGTGATGCGTATTGCTGAAAAGCTCAAATAGCGTTTCCGCTCATTACCCGTGTTTTGGTCATTCTTGCGCCTGCCTACCGGCAGGCGCGCTCGTAAGCGCCCTGTAGTGAGTGGGCGACAGATATGTTGCGTTGCGGCAACTCTTAGCAGCCGGCGCAACATGCTGACATAATGCGGCGTTCTCGTTTGAGTGGATCTCGGGTGTGTGGATCATGGTGATATCGATCCCGCACAATGGTAGCCCGCAGGGATAATCGTGATGCAGGGCATCGCGTTCAGAGTGATTAGGGAGTCAGCATGGCGGGACGGAGTCAGGGTGGCAGGTTGGGAGATTGGCCGATCAAGGTTCATATGCGTTGGCGCCACCTGTATTTCGTGGTGTTGATGCTGTGCCTGCTTGGTTCTGCTGCTGCCGTCGTGGTCAGCTCTCATCTGTCCCGTGTTCAATATGCTCAGCTGCAGACGCTTGAGGCTGCGCGTGATGATGCCCGTGCCCGTTGGGGACGTCTGTTGCTGGAAGAGAGCGCCTGGTCTGCGCCTGCACGTATCGAGAGTATCAGTAGTGAGCGTCTGGAAATGCGCGTGCCCGATGTGCACGACGTTGAGGTCATTCGCTAATGGCTACGCGTCGCCCTGATGCTCCGCGAGACAAGTCACCCCGTGACAAGACCTCTCGTGACAATGCTTCTAACGAGAAAGTGGTGCGCGGCAAAGCCGCCGCTGCCGCTCGTAAAAGTGCCCGTGCCCCAATGGGTGCTGGCCGCTATCGCATCATGCTGTTTATCGTGCTGGCCGGATTGTTGGCGCTGATCGGGCGTATTGGTTATCTACAGCTCTTTGATCAGCAGTTCCTGCAAGACCAAGGCGACGCCCGTACTCTGCGCGTTGACAGTATCAATGCCCACCGCGGCATGATCACTGATCGCACTGGTGAGCCGCTAGCCATCTCGACCCCTGTCGTGACGCTATGGGCCGACCCGCGCAAGGTACCCGATGATCCCGTGCGTCTGTCACTTCTCGCGCGCGCCCTTGGCCAGCAACCTGATGACCTGATCAATCGTATCCGTCGTTATCGTGACGGTGGTAAAGGCTTCATGTACATCAAGCGTCAGATGACGCCGCCTCAGGCTCAGCCGGCAATAGATCTTGATATCCCGGGCGTAAGTCACAAGCAGGAATACAAGCGCTATTACCCCTCTGGAGAGGTCTCCGCGCAGCTGGTCGGCGTCACCAACGTCGATGACAAGGGTCAGGAGGGGCTGGAGCTTGCCTACAATTCCTACCTTTCCGGCACGCCGGGCAAGCGCCGTGTACTCAAGGACCGCAAGGGGCGGCTAGTACGTGACCTGCATCTGATCAGCGAAGCCAAGCCCGGTGGTGACTTGAAGCTGTCTATTGATCTCCGTCTGCAATACATGGCCTATCGTGAGCTCAAGGCCGCCGTGGCCGAGCACCGTGCCGATGGTGGCACACTGGTGATGATGGATGCTCGTACCGGTGAAGTGCTGGCGATGGTCAACCAGAAGTCCTATAACCCGAACAATCGCGCTGGCCTGGATCCTGAGGGCCTGCGTAACCGCGCCATCACGGATGCCTTCGAGCCCGGCTCTGTCATGAAGCCGCTGGCGATGAGCGCCGGACTTGCTTCTGGCCAGTATCAGCCGGACTCCATCATCGATACCACGCCGGGCTACATGCGCGTCGACAGGTTCACCATTCGCGACTTCCGTAACTACGGCAAGCTCGACATGGCCGGTATTCTGTATCACTCATCCAATATCGGTATGAGCCGCATGGCATTGAGCCTTGAGGACGATGCCATCTGGAATCGCTACTATTCCTTGGGGTTGGGTCAGAGCCCCGGGACCGGTTTCCCCGGGGAGACGACCGGTGTCCTGCCGTCACCGACCAACTGGTCGCGTAGCAAGCGTGCGTCCATGGCTTATGGTTACGGCATCAGCGTTTCGGCCCTGCAGCTGGCGAGTGCTTATACTGCGCTTGCCAATGATGGCCGTCGTCTGCCGCCTTCACTGCTCAAGGTCAATACACCGATCGTGGGTGATCAGGTGATCTCCGCGGAAAATGCCCATTCCCTGCTGGGCATGATGGAGAAGATCGTGCAGCCCAATGGGCCAGCCAAGCGTGCGGTGGTCGAGGGCTACCGTATCGCAGGCAAGACCGGTACGGTGCGTAAGGTGACCTCCGGTGGTTATCAGAAGACGGCCTACCGATCGCTCTTTGCGGGTGTGGCGCCTGTCTCTGATCCGCGCATCGTCACGGTAGTGATGATCGAGAATCCCAAGGGCGAAGAATATTATGGTGGCCTGGTTGCAGCGCCGGTCTTTGGGCGTGTAGTCGGCAAGGCATTGCGTCTGTTGGATGTACCACCGGACAGCAAGATCGGCGAGTAGCGAATTTTTGTGTGGCACATGCGCTATTTGGAAAAAGCGGGTGTGTCTTTATCCATCATGTAGCGAATACGTTCCGGTACAGCAGGAACAAGGAAGGTCTTCCGACATGACTTCACCACGATCGACTCATGAGCAAACACCAGGCGAGCAAGCATCAGAGAGTCAGGGCGTCAGTGCGCGTCTTGATGAGTTTCTAACTCGACCTGTCGCGGTGGCGAGTGATTTGCTGAATGCCCTCATGGCATTGTGGCCAGTAGCGTTCAATGGTGGCTGCCTGGCAGCGCTCCTCCCTTCGCAGCCCGAGTGGCATCTCACAATCGATAGCCGTCGTGTGAGTAAAGGCTCCATCTTTATCGCGGTGCCGGGCATCGGCAGTGATGGCCGTGATTATATTTCCCGGGCACAGCAGAACGGTGCTGCACTGGTACTGGCTGAACGGCCAACTGCAGACGATGCTCAGGTTGCGGCTCACGCGCAAGACGAAACCGTCGTGTGGCTCGATGGGCTTGGCGAGCAGCTCGGCGAGCTGGGACGTCAGGCCTTTGGGGTGCCTGAGTCACTGACGTTGATCGGGGTCACGGGGACCAATGGCAAGTCTTCAGTCACCCATTACATCGCTGAGTTGGCGGAAGCCTTGGGTACGCCTGCTGGCATGATCGGTACGCTGGGTGTGGGTCGGCCAGGTGCGCTGGTCGCAGGTGAACGTACTACGCCGGATGCGCTGTCAGTGCAGGCTGCGCTCAAGGGCTTGAGTCTGGTGGGGGCTGAGCTGATCGCGATGGAAGTGTCCTCTCACGCGCTTGATCAAGGGCGGGTCAATGGCTGCCACTTCACCGTTGCCGGCTATACCAATCTTTCACGTGATCATCTCGATTACCACGGCAGCATGGCGGCCTATGCCGCGGCCAAAGCCAAGTTGTTCAAGCGTCCTGAGCTCTCATTGGCGGTACTCAACGCTGATGATGCACTGGCACGTCTGATGCTCGCCGGCATGCAACGTGGTGTGCGTGTATTGGCCATGGGGCGTGATGAAGTGGCCACACTGCGTGTCATCGATGTCTTCCCCGAGCCGCTGGGGCAGGTGGCCGTGATTGCGACGCCCGACGGTGAACGCGAGCTTGGCCTCAATCTTATGGGGCGCTTCAATCTTGATAACGCGCTGCTGGCGATGTTGATCCTGCATGGTCTTGATTACTCCTTGGCCGAACTGTTTGCTGCTGCCCCCAGCCTGACCCCTGTGCCAGGGCGCATGCAGCGTCTGACACGTGACGGTGCGCCAGTGGTCGTGGTGGATTACGCCCACACGCCGGAGGCTGTCGAAACGGCGCTGACTGCCTTGCGTGCCCACTTGCCGGCGCGTGACGATGCGCGCCTATGGTGCGTGCTTGGCTGTGGCGGTGATCGCGACACTGGCAAGCGTCCGCTGATGGCGAGTGCCGCCGAACAGGGTGCTGATCGCGTCGTGATTACGGATGACAATCCGCGTGGTGAAGATGCCGCCGATATCCGTCAGCAGATGATGAAAGGCATTCACGCATGTGAGCGCATAGAGAATATCGCGGATCGTGGTGAGGCCATCGCGCAAGTCATTCGTGAGGCCGGTGAATACGACGTCATTCTGATTGCTGGCAAGGGGCATGAGGACTATCAGGAAATCGGTGGGCAGCGTCTACCGTTCTCGGATGTCGCTCACGCCGTAGTCGCACTTGAGCGGCGTGGGCTCTCCACACTGGAAGGTCTGGAGAGCGACGCATGAGCATCGGGGATGATCTTCAGGTCGGTCTGAATTCCTTTGAGGAGTTGGCGCAGGCGCTTGGGTGTGACTTGCCTGAGGCGCTGGCAGGTCAGCCGCTGGGAGCGATCGAAACGGATACGCGCAAGCTGGCGGATCAGATCGCTCCACTATTCGTGGCGTTGAGAGGCGAGCGTTTCGATGCCCATGACTTCCTGGCGCAGGCACGTGAAAGCG is part of the Cobetia sp. L2A1 genome and harbors:
- the ftsL gene encoding cell division protein FtsL — its product is MAGRSQGGRLGDWPIKVHMRWRHLYFVVLMLCLLGSAAAVVVSSHLSRVQYAQLQTLEAARDDARARWGRLLLEESAWSAPARIESISSERLEMRVPDVHDVEVIR
- the rsmH gene encoding 16S rRNA (cytosine(1402)-N(4))-methyltransferase RsmH — its product is MSKPSTPSVAESDVIDRFAHVSVMLDGAVDGLIQDASGIYFDGTFGRGGHSRLILSRLADDGRLIACDRDPQALAEAATIEDARFTIHAGEFARLGEYAEREGVTGQLDGILLDIGVSSPQLDDAERGFSFMNDGPLDMRMDPTSGASAAEWLSSASAEDMAWVFKTYGEERYAKRLARAVVERRVERPITRTGDLASLIKDAHPSWEKHKHPATRVFQAIRIHINGELDELTRALDAGLEALKPGGRLVVISFHSLEDRIVKRFMRDKARGDQAPRGLPIREDQLNKRLILVGKAQKASDSEVDANVRSRSAVMRIAEKLK
- a CDS encoding peptidoglycan D,D-transpeptidase FtsI family protein, translating into MGAGRYRIMLFIVLAGLLALIGRIGYLQLFDQQFLQDQGDARTLRVDSINAHRGMITDRTGEPLAISTPVVTLWADPRKVPDDPVRLSLLARALGQQPDDLINRIRRYRDGGKGFMYIKRQMTPPQAQPAIDLDIPGVSHKQEYKRYYPSGEVSAQLVGVTNVDDKGQEGLELAYNSYLSGTPGKRRVLKDRKGRLVRDLHLISEAKPGGDLKLSIDLRLQYMAYRELKAAVAEHRADGGTLVMMDARTGEVLAMVNQKSYNPNNRAGLDPEGLRNRAITDAFEPGSVMKPLAMSAGLASGQYQPDSIIDTTPGYMRVDRFTIRDFRNYGKLDMAGILYHSSNIGMSRMALSLEDDAIWNRYYSLGLGQSPGTGFPGETTGVLPSPTNWSRSKRASMAYGYGISVSALQLASAYTALANDGRRLPPSLLKVNTPIVGDQVISAENAHSLLGMMEKIVQPNGPAKRAVVEGYRIAGKTGTVRKVTSGGYQKTAYRSLFAGVAPVSDPRIVTVVMIENPKGEEYYGGLVAAPVFGRVVGKALRLLDVPPDSKIGE
- a CDS encoding UDP-N-acetylmuramoyl-L-alanyl-D-glutamate--2,6-diaminopimelate ligase, whose protein sequence is MALWPVAFNGGCLAALLPSQPEWHLTIDSRRVSKGSIFIAVPGIGSDGRDYISRAQQNGAALVLAERPTADDAQVAAHAQDETVVWLDGLGEQLGELGRQAFGVPESLTLIGVTGTNGKSSVTHYIAELAEALGTPAGMIGTLGVGRPGALVAGERTTPDALSVQAALKGLSLVGAELIAMEVSSHALDQGRVNGCHFTVAGYTNLSRDHLDYHGSMAAYAAAKAKLFKRPELSLAVLNADDALARLMLAGMQRGVRVLAMGRDEVATLRVIDVFPEPLGQVAVIATPDGERELGLNLMGRFNLDNALLAMLILHGLDYSLAELFAAAPSLTPVPGRMQRLTRDGAPVVVVDYAHTPEAVETALTALRAHLPARDDARLWCVLGCGGDRDTGKRPLMASAAEQGADRVVITDDNPRGEDAADIRQQMMKGIHACERIENIADRGEAIAQVIREAGEYDVILIAGKGHEDYQEIGGQRLPFSDVAHAVVALERRGLSTLEGLESDA
- the rsmI gene encoding 16S rRNA (cytidine(1402)-2'-O)-methyltransferase; protein product: MSESSEGVLYVVATPIGNLDDLSARAARVLGEVDLIAAEDTRHSARLLRHLGLEVPMMSLHDHNERGRVEQLCQALEEGRKIALVSDAGTPLISDPGFILVRALRERGFKVVPLPGACALITALSAAGLPTDRFTFEGFLAHKGGPRQARLVALRDDSATHVLYESPHRIQALLGDIRDVLGERRVVLARELTKTFETFLDGTAAELLARMEVDSDQTRGEFVVMIEGAPAREGDEAASVEGDALLQVLFEEGVGVKQMAAIATRLVGGRKKAWYAKAQAMKDAVAE